From the Roseibium salinum genome, one window contains:
- a CDS encoding SDR family NAD(P)-dependent oxidoreductase — protein MKLDSTLSAIVTGGASGLGAATARMLAGEGVRVTVFDRSAEQGEAVAAEIGGVFANVDVTDQASVAAGFEKARTAHGQERILVNCAGIAPVAKTSSRGEPHPMDMFEKVIAVNLIGSFRCLSIAATGMAGLEPCTRDGGRGVIVSTASVAAFDGQVGQVAYAASKAGVAGMTLPVARDLAKSGIRVMTIAPGIFETPMLLGLSEDVQQSLGQQVPFPSRLGRAAEYAQLVRSICENDMLNGETIRLDGAIRMAPR, from the coding sequence ATGAAACTCGATTCAACCCTTTCCGCCATCGTGACAGGCGGCGCATCGGGACTGGGGGCCGCGACGGCCCGGATGCTTGCTGGCGAGGGTGTGCGGGTTACCGTGTTCGACCGCAGCGCGGAACAGGGTGAGGCGGTGGCCGCCGAGATCGGCGGCGTGTTCGCCAATGTCGACGTGACGGACCAGGCCAGCGTCGCGGCTGGTTTCGAAAAGGCGCGCACCGCACATGGCCAGGAACGGATTCTTGTCAATTGCGCCGGCATTGCCCCGGTGGCCAAGACCTCCTCGCGGGGCGAGCCCCATCCGATGGACATGTTTGAAAAAGTGATTGCAGTCAACCTGATCGGCAGCTTCCGCTGCCTCTCGATCGCGGCGACCGGGATGGCCGGGCTCGAGCCATGCACCCGGGACGGGGGACGCGGCGTGATTGTCTCCACCGCTTCGGTCGCGGCTTTCGACGGTCAGGTCGGTCAGGTCGCCTATGCTGCGTCCAAGGCGGGCGTTGCGGGCATGACCCTGCCGGTCGCCCGCGATCTCGCCAAATCCGGCATCCGGGTAATGACGATCGCCCCAGGCATCTTCGAAACGCCTATGCTGCTAGGGCTGTCCGAAGACGTTCAGCAGTCCCTGGGCCAGCAGGTGCCGTTTCCCTCGCGTCTCGGAAGGGCGGCCGAATACGCCCAGCTGGTCAGGTCCATTTGCGAGAACGACATGCTCAACGGCGAAACGATCCGCCTGGACGGCGCCATCCGCATGGCGCCGCGATAA
- a CDS encoding adenylate/guanylate cyclase domain-containing protein, giving the protein MVSADLDRRRHGATGRADLFLSHSVQPAPDVLPEDADIDVRLHLHRPQGAPVRSAFRPDNRSCRRRGLAGIGVLCGFLGYGPHAGDPQLCGISDRQHDPDRRGTGQDHGHLRRDHHPFRRALPRQVDAVRGNARSCGGDGSAPVLCTRGCRLDHECRQRASGRRGSLREAAILYADIRSFTSTSATLPPEIVLAVLAEYQNIVVDAISQEGGRVDKFLGDGILATFGAVQPSSTFAADALRAALRLLESVEANQERFVAAGWPGVLRIGTAVAAGPVTVGVIGSRNRLEFTVIGDAVNRAAKLEDANKAQDSRGLTDRTTWDLACRQGFGSALIEERPGAQVTGLKQPLDLVVLAQDTVRSGSI; this is encoded by the coding sequence GTGGTATCTGCTGATCTCGATCGGCGTCGACATGGCGCTACTGGTCGGGCTGATCTTTTCCTTTCACATTCAGTACAACCAGCACCCGACGTTCTACCTGAAGACGCCGACATTGATGTACGTCTTCATCTTCATCGGCCTCAGGGCGCTCCGGTTCGATCCGCGTTTCGTCCTGACAACCGGTCTTGTCGCCGTCGTGGGCTGGCTGGGATTGGTGTTCTATGCGGCTTTCTCGGATATGGACCACATGCGGGTGACCCGCAACTATGTGGAATATCTGACCGGCAACACGATCCTGATCGGCGCGGAACTGGACAAGACCATGGTCATCTTCGCCGTGACCATCATCCTTTCCGTCGCGCTTTACCGCGGCAGGTCGATGCTGTTCGAGGCAACGCGCGATCATGCGGCGGCGATGGATCTGCGCCGGTTCTTTGCACCCGAGGTTGCCGCCTCGATCACGAATGCCGACAGCGAGCTTCAGGCCGGAGAGGGAGTCTGCGCGAAGCGGCGATCCTCTATGCCGATATCCGTTCGTTCACCTCCACGTCAGCCACGCTGCCGCCGGAAATCGTTCTGGCTGTCCTGGCCGAATACCAGAACATTGTCGTCGACGCGATCAGCCAGGAGGGCGGACGCGTGGACAAGTTCCTGGGCGACGGCATCCTGGCGACCTTCGGCGCGGTCCAGCCTTCCAGCACCTTCGCCGCGGATGCGCTCAGGGCCGCTTTGCGCCTTTTGGAAAGCGTCGAGGCGAACCAGGAGCGGTTCGTCGCCGCTGGCTGGCCGGGCGTGTTGCGGATCGGAACGGCGGTGGCCGCCGGCCCGGTGACGGTTGGTGTGATCGGTTCAAGGAACCGGCTGGAGTTCACCGTCATAGGAGATGCGGTCAACCGGGCCGCGAAACTCGAGGACGCCAACAAGGCGCAAGATTCCAGGGGACTGACGGACAGGACCACCTGGGACCTGGCCTGCCGGCAGGGTTTTGGGTCCGCCTTGATCGAAGAGCGGCCGGGTGCGCAGGTTACCGGTCTCAAGCAGCCGCTCGATCTGGTCGTGCTGGCTCAGGATACGGTCCGCTCCGGATCCATCTGA